DNA sequence from the Halobacterium sp. DL1 genome:
GGTCATCAAGACCTCGAACACGGAGTCCTACGAGTCCGACCGCGTCGGCGACGTCTCCGAGGGCTACTTCGACGCGAACTGGGGCGCCATCACCATTCGCATCAAGTTCTTCCCGGCGCTGCGCATCATCTCCGGCGTCGGCTTCGTGCTGACGTTCCTCGCCGGCGGCTACTGGGTGCTCGTCGGCCCGCCGCCGCTGATGTCCGGGTCGCTGACGGCGGGCGAGTTCGTCGTGTTCATCCAGCTCAGCCAGCAGTTCGTCTGGCCGATGGCGCAGTTCGGCCAGATCATCAACATGTACCAGCGTGCCCGCGCCTCCAGCGAGCGCATCTTCGGGCTGATGAACGAGCCCTCCCGCATCGAGGAGAACCCGGACGCCGACGAACTCCACGTCTCCGACGGCGAAGTCGTCTACGACGACGTCACCTTCGGCTACGACGACGAGCCAATCGTCGAGGAGATCGACTTCGAAGTCGCGGGCGGCGAGACCTTCGCGCTCGTCGGGCCGACGGGTGCCGGGAAGTCCACGGTGCTCAAACTCCTGTTGCGGATGTACGACGTCGACGACGGCGAGGTCCGCATCGACGGCCAGGACATCTCCGGGGTGACGCTGCCGAGTCTCCGCCAGCACATCGGCTACGTCAGCCAGGACACGTTCCTCTTCTACGGCACTGTCGACGAGAACATCAAGTACGGCACGTTCGACGCCGACCACGAGGACGTCGTCGCGGCCGCGAAGGCCGCCGAGGCCCACGAGTTCATCCAGAACCTCCCGGAGGGCTACGACACGAAGGTCGGCGAGCGCGGCGTGAAACTCTCGGGCGGCCAGCGCCAGCGTATCGACATCGCGCGGGCCATCCTCAAGGACCCCGAAATCCTCATCCTCGACGAGGCCACGAGCGACGTGGACACCGAGACGGAGATGCTCATCCAGCGCTCGCTCGACCGCCTAACCGAGGACCGCACGACGTTCGCCATCGCCCACCGCCTCTCGACCATCAAGGACGCCGACCAGATCGTCGTCCTCGAGGACGGCCGGGTCGTCGAGCGCGGCAGCCACGACGAACTGCTCGCCGAGCAGGGCCTCTACGCGAACCTCTGGGGCGTGCAGGCCGGCGAGATCGACGAACTCCCCGACGAGTTCATCGAGCGCGCCGCCGAACGCCAGGCCCACGTCGAGGAAGAAGTCGACGACTGACGCCGCCACTCACTCTCTCTTCGCCCAGTTCCGCGCCGCGCGCCGCGCATGACAGCCTACTTGCCGAGGGCCTGCGTACGCCGACGCATGCGACTCGCGGACGCGACGTGGACGGACGCCGACGGCGCGGCGACGGACCTCGCGGTCCTCCCGGTCGGCAGCACCGAACAGCACGGCCCACACGCCCCGCTCGGTACCGACACTATCACCGCGGAGAGAGTAGCCGCGGCCGCCGAAGACGCCTACGACGACGAGGTGGTCGTCGCCCCCGCGCTTCCGGTGGGAATCTCCGAGGAGCACCGCCAGTTCACCGGGACGCTGTGGCTCGACCCCGACACCTTCAGGGCGAACGTCCGGGAGGTCGTCGCTAGCCTCGCGAGCCACGGCTGGGACCGCGTCGTCGTCGTCAACGGGCACGGCGGCAACGTCCCCGCGCTCGGCGAGGTCTGTTCGACAATCACGCGCCACGACGACGCGTACGCGGTGCCGTTCACGTGGTTCGACGCCGTCGGCGACCACGCCGCCGACATGGGTCACGCCG
Encoded proteins:
- a CDS encoding creatininase, giving the protein MRLADATWTDADGAATDLAVLPVGSTEQHGPHAPLGTDTITAERVAAAAEDAYDDEVVVAPALPVGISEEHRQFTGTLWLDPDTFRANVREVVASLASHGWDRVVVVNGHGGNVPALGEVCSTITRHDDAYAVPFTWFDAVGDHAADMGHAGPLETAFLRHTDPGLVCEDRVEAAREGASDGWGEWTSHANLAHDVAEFTENGVVGDPTEGDAARGEELLSLATDALCDLLDAVADRDVTRPPHR
- a CDS encoding multidrug ABC transporter ATPase: MSTATEDDDPFEDQREKVDNAMYRLFDEYGRDNWFAALVGVLASVFARVLDLIPAIMLGYAVDALTGGQTFLPFLPDSLRPPTREMELYWTVAIISGAFLVGAGFHWLRNWGWNSFSQHIQHAVRTDTYNKMQRLNMDFFATKQTGEMMSILSNDVNRLERFLNDGMNSVFRLSVMVLAIGVVLFYYNWQLALITMLPVPVIAWFTYKFVKAIQPQYADVRSSVGRLNSRLENNLGGIQVIKTSNTESYESDRVGDVSEGYFDANWGAITIRIKFFPALRIISGVGFVLTFLAGGYWVLVGPPPLMSGSLTAGEFVVFIQLSQQFVWPMAQFGQIINMYQRARASSERIFGLMNEPSRIEENPDADELHVSDGEVVYDDVTFGYDDEPIVEEIDFEVAGGETFALVGPTGAGKSTVLKLLLRMYDVDDGEVRIDGQDISGVTLPSLRQHIGYVSQDTFLFYGTVDENIKYGTFDADHEDVVAAAKAAEAHEFIQNLPEGYDTKVGERGVKLSGGQRQRIDIARAILKDPEILILDEATSDVDTETEMLIQRSLDRLTEDRTTFAIAHRLSTIKDADQIVVLEDGRVVERGSHDELLAEQGLYANLWGVQAGEIDELPDEFIERAAERQAHVEEEVDD